The Terriglobia bacterium nucleotide sequence GGATTCGGGGGTCCGCCTCCGGGCGGTCGCGGCGGCCAGGAAGTTCCGTTCGATTTCAGCGGCTTCGATTTTTCCGATTTGTTCGAAGCTGGCGGCGCGCAACAACAGCCGCGGCGCGGCGGCGGGTTCCGCGACATTTTCTCCAGCATGTTCAGCGGCGGACGCGGCGGCGCGGCCGTCGAGGAGCAGCCCGAGCCGGGCACCGACCTGGAATACCAGGTCAGCGTCGGCTTCTGGCAGGCCATCCGCGGCGCCGTCATGCGCCTGAACATCACCCGCCACGATAGCTGCGGCAACTGCCACGGGCGCGGCTACATCGAGTCGCCCGGCGTCTGCCCCGAATGCAAGGGCTCGGGCCACATCCAGCAGACCAGCGGGCGCATGAAATTCAACAGCGTTTGCCCGCGCTGCGGCGGCACCGGAAAGTTGCGCACGGTGTGCCACGTCTGCGGCGGAGAGGGCGTGGTGCAGCGCACCGAACCGCTCGAGGTGCGCATCAAGGCGGGTACGCGCGACGGACAGCGCGTCCGCCTGGCCGGCAAAGGCAACGCCGGACCGCACGGCGGGCCTCCGGGCGATCTCTACATCATCGTGCGCGCCGGCGATCATCCCGTCTTCCATCGCGACGGCGACAATATCAACGTGGCGGTGCCCGTCACCGTCACCGAAGCCGCCATGGGCGCCAAGATCGAAGTGCCGACGATTGACGGCCGCGCGCTGCTGCGCATTCCGCCCGGCACGCAGAGCGGCCAGAAGCTGCGCCTGCGCGAGAAGGGCGTGCCGTCGGCGACCAAGGACGGCGCGCGCGGCGACGAGATCGTCGAGGTCAAGATCGCTGTGCCCATGCCGCACGACGAAAAGACAAAAGAATTGTTGCGCGAGTTGGCAAAGCTGAACCCGGAAGATCCGCGGGCGGAGCTGTGGAAACAGGTTTAACCAATCTGTTTGTGCAAGAGGAGACGACAATGGAATCCGATCGGCATCCGCTGAGCGCGTGGATTGTCCTGCGGGTGTTCGCCGCGTATGTCGTGACGCTGGTCGGCCTGGCCATGCTGTTCGGCAGGACCGATATGTCGATGTTCCTGGGAGCGGTGTTCGCCTCGGTCGGCTTGACGTTTTTGAGTTTGCTGTGGTTTTACAGCCGCTAGCGCCGTTTGACCCGCGGGCTAAGTTGTGGAAACAGGGTGACCTATGTGTGTGATGTGGCTTGAGCTGTTCTATGAAGCGCAGACTGCCTTAGCGGAGCTCCATAGATTGCGGAGGTCAACTGGTTGGGCCGACAAATCTCCTGAACGCGAGCAACGCCTGGCCGAGTTACGGGATAGAAAAGATGCTGCAGCCCGCAGGCTTCTCGAACATGAGGAGCGCGACGGCTGCAGGCCCTCGGAAAGAGAAAAGAAGGATCTGCTGCTTCAATGGCGCCAGATTCAGAAGGAATTGTCGGTCCGAGCAACCGGTCGCTGAAAGAGATGATGGCTAAACGCAGAGGCAAAGGTGCTTACATGATCTCCGCCGTCGCGGAGATGTACGGCATTCATCCGCAAACTTTGCGCCTCTACGAGCGCGAGGGGCTGCTGAAGCCGTCGCGCACCGAG carries:
- a CDS encoding J domain-containing protein encodes the protein MATATKNYYETLGVKKSASTEEIRKAFRKLARKYHPDVNPGDKAAEEKFKLLSEANDVLSDPKKRKIYDQLGYYSDNIDPAAAEAYARSGGGFGGPPPGGRGGQEVPFDFSGFDFSDLFEAGGAQQQPRRGGGFRDIFSSMFSGGRGGAAVEEQPEPGTDLEYQVSVGFWQAIRGAVMRLNITRHDSCGNCHGRGYIESPGVCPECKGSGHIQQTSGRMKFNSVCPRCGGTGKLRTVCHVCGGEGVVQRTEPLEVRIKAGTRDGQRVRLAGKGNAGPHGGPPGDLYIIVRAGDHPVFHRDGDNINVAVPVTVTEAAMGAKIEVPTIDGRALLRIPPGTQSGQKLRLREKGVPSATKDGARGDEIVEVKIAVPMPHDEKTKELLRELAKLNPEDPRAELWKQV